A single Cupriavidus sp. D39 DNA region contains:
- a CDS encoding efflux RND transporter periplasmic adaptor subunit — MATQPSRRNPVLIGLAVLVLAAVVWFAVGPLKRMVAPRRAAPPAPAVSVTSAQVKREDVPIGLAGVGTVQAMATVTVKPRVDGQLDRVGFVEGQDVTAGQLLAQIDPRTFQAQLQQAMAQKSRDEAQLANARLDLQRYEGLIKENATTQQTLDTQRAQVAQLAAAVKTDEALVNVARVQLDYTTITAPLSGRVGARLVDPGNIVHAADANGLVVIRQIDPIDVVFTLPDGEFQRINRAMQASGTPLAVQASERATGQLLGQGKLVLLNNTIDTTSGTIQLKGRFPNPSHTLWPGQYVNARLVLGERDQALTIPAAAVQRGQTGTYVYVVQADHTVASRPIEVAETQDAKAVVTKGLAADERVVVDGQYKLKPGTRVNETTAATTVAVAGAAPASAPAAGGPANVAGNARP; from the coding sequence ATGGCGACCCAGCCCTCCCGTCGCAATCCCGTCCTGATCGGCCTGGCCGTGCTCGTGCTGGCAGCCGTGGTGTGGTTCGCCGTCGGCCCGCTCAAGCGCATGGTGGCGCCGCGCCGGGCAGCGCCGCCGGCGCCAGCGGTCTCCGTGACCAGCGCGCAGGTCAAGCGCGAGGACGTGCCGATCGGCCTGGCCGGCGTCGGCACGGTGCAGGCGATGGCCACGGTGACGGTCAAGCCACGCGTGGACGGCCAGCTCGACCGCGTCGGCTTTGTCGAAGGCCAGGACGTCACGGCCGGGCAGCTGCTGGCGCAAATCGACCCGCGCACGTTCCAGGCGCAGTTGCAGCAAGCCATGGCGCAAAAGTCGCGCGACGAAGCGCAGCTAGCCAATGCGCGTCTTGACCTGCAGCGTTACGAGGGCCTCATCAAGGAAAACGCCACCACGCAGCAAACGCTGGATACCCAGCGCGCGCAGGTGGCGCAGCTGGCCGCCGCGGTGAAGACCGACGAAGCACTGGTCAACGTCGCCCGCGTGCAGCTCGACTACACCACCATCACCGCGCCGCTGTCCGGGCGCGTAGGTGCGCGCCTGGTGGACCCGGGAAATATCGTCCACGCCGCCGACGCCAACGGCCTGGTGGTGATCCGCCAGATCGACCCGATCGACGTGGTGTTCACGCTGCCCGATGGCGAATTCCAGCGCATCAACCGCGCCATGCAGGCCAGCGGCACGCCGCTCGCGGTGCAAGCCAGCGAGCGCGCCACCGGCCAGTTGCTGGGACAGGGCAAGCTGGTTTTGCTCAACAACACCATCGACACGACCTCCGGCACCATCCAGCTGAAAGGGCGCTTTCCCAATCCGTCGCACACACTGTGGCCTGGCCAGTACGTCAATGCGCGGCTGGTGCTCGGCGAGCGCGACCAGGCGCTGACCATCCCTGCCGCCGCCGTGCAACGCGGCCAGACCGGCACCTATGTCTATGTGGTGCAGGCGGACCATACCGTGGCGTCCCGCCCGATCGAGGTGGCGGAAACGCAGGACGCCAAGGCCGTCGTGACCAAGGGGCTGGCGGCTGACGAGCGGGTCGTGGTGGACGGGCAGTACAAGCTCAAGCCCGGCACCCGCGTGAACGAGACGACCGCAGCCACGACCGTAGCGGTAGCCGGTGCCGCGCCCGCCTCCGCACCTGCCGCCGGCGGGCCGGCAAACGTCGCCGGGAACGCACGGCCATGA
- a CDS encoding efflux transporter outer membrane subunit, protein MPLAFMNAARLLSPRLFCIALASAWMGGCAVGPDYQRPPVETPTAYREAVPDDHQWKVAEPRAVDLTQAWWAGFDDARLNELVGQANAANQSLRQAEAQYRQSRALAQAARAGLYPTLGAGVAVGRARTNALGIQAVSNTHSANLDASWEIDLWGQVRRSIEAARDNSQASAADLAAARLTIQGELVQDYIQLRVTDVLKALYARTLAAYEESLKLTQSQFRAGVATSGDVALAQVTLNAAQAQAMDLDVQRNQLEHAIAVLLGRAPAEFTLTPEPFSMRPLAVPLGLPSALLERRPDISAAERRMAAANANIGVARAAYFPSLVLSAVGGASSGSLANWFGPPGRVWSLGAALAGTIFDGGLRNAQNDQAVAAYDGTVAAYRQTVLSGMQEVEDNLSALRVLDQEVVVQDHAVEAARVAERVSLAQYRAGTASYLSVVTAQALSLSNERTAIQLRGRELAASVALVKAIGGGWQSDALAQP, encoded by the coding sequence TTGCCCCTTGCATTCATGAACGCCGCGCGTTTGCTTTCGCCGCGCCTGTTTTGCATCGCCCTGGCGTCTGCCTGGATGGGCGGCTGCGCGGTCGGGCCGGACTATCAGCGGCCCCCGGTGGAGACCCCTACCGCGTATCGCGAGGCCGTGCCGGACGATCACCAATGGAAGGTCGCCGAGCCCCGCGCGGTGGACCTGACCCAGGCCTGGTGGGCGGGGTTCGACGATGCCCGGCTGAATGAGCTGGTGGGGCAAGCCAACGCAGCCAACCAGAGCCTGCGCCAGGCCGAGGCCCAGTACCGGCAGTCCCGCGCGCTGGCGCAGGCGGCGCGGGCCGGCTTGTATCCCACGCTCGGCGCAGGCGTGGCAGTGGGGCGCGCGCGCACCAACGCGCTGGGCATCCAGGCCGTGTCCAACACCCATTCGGCCAACCTCGATGCCAGCTGGGAGATCGACCTGTGGGGCCAGGTGCGGCGCAGCATAGAGGCCGCCCGCGACAACTCCCAGGCTAGCGCCGCCGACCTCGCGGCCGCGCGGCTGACGATCCAGGGCGAACTGGTGCAGGACTATATCCAGCTGCGCGTCACCGATGTGCTCAAGGCACTGTATGCCCGCACCCTGGCCGCGTATGAAGAATCGCTCAAGCTGACCCAGAGCCAGTTCCGCGCCGGCGTGGCTACCTCGGGCGACGTGGCGCTGGCCCAGGTGACGCTGAACGCGGCGCAAGCGCAGGCGATGGATCTGGACGTGCAGCGCAACCAGCTGGAACACGCCATCGCCGTGCTGTTGGGGCGCGCCCCGGCCGAGTTCACGCTCACGCCCGAGCCGTTTTCGATGCGCCCGCTGGCGGTGCCCCTGGGACTGCCCTCGGCGCTGCTCGAGCGCCGCCCCGACATCTCGGCGGCCGAGCGCCGCATGGCGGCGGCCAATGCCAATATCGGCGTGGCGCGCGCCGCGTACTTTCCGTCGTTGGTGCTCTCCGCTGTGGGCGGCGCCAGCAGCGGCAGCCTGGCCAACTGGTTCGGGCCGCCCGGCCGGGTGTGGTCGCTGGGCGCGGCGCTGGCCGGCACCATCTTCGACGGTGGGCTGCGCAACGCGCAGAACGACCAGGCCGTGGCGGCCTACGACGGGACCGTCGCGGCGTACCGGCAAACCGTGCTCAGCGGCATGCAGGAGGTGGAAGACAACCTCTCGGCGCTGCGCGTGCTCGACCAGGAAGTGGTGGTGCAGGACCACGCGGTGGAAGCCGCCCGCGTGGCGGAGCGCGTGAGCCTGGCGCAATACCGCGCCGGCACCGCTTCCTACCTCTCGGTGGTAACGGCACAGGCCCTTTCCTTGTCTAACGAACGGACCGCTATCCAGTTGCGAGGCCGGGAGCTTGCAGCCAGCGTGGCGCTGGTCAAGGCGATCGGCGGCGGCTGGCAAAGCGATGCGCTGGCCCAACCCTGA
- a CDS encoding winged helix-turn-helix domain-containing protein yields the protein METDQESTLTYALLTVPARAAICRALLEAGEAGMPAFDLAGVAGLSLPRASRHFNELMQADVLTLVVRDRQVIYVLKARRAVSLALEYLDSSGL from the coding sequence ATGGAGACCGATCAAGAAAGCACACTGACGTACGCACTGCTGACAGTGCCAGCGCGTGCCGCCATCTGCCGCGCGCTGCTGGAAGCGGGCGAAGCCGGCATGCCGGCGTTCGACCTGGCCGGCGTCGCCGGGCTGAGCCTGCCGCGCGCCAGCCGCCATTTCAATGAACTCATGCAGGCCGATGTGCTGACCCTGGTCGTGCGCGACCGGCAGGTGATCTATGTGCTCAAGGCCCGCCGCGCGGTGAGCCTGGCGCTGGAGTATCTCGACAGCAGCGGGTTGTAG
- a CDS encoding 2OG-Fe(II) oxygenase, whose product MPALERLFVALEEQGWAVSDDLIDTTLAARLHAEGRAAWEAGLFHPARIGRGEATARDAGIRGDSILWLDDAPAGAARADFQAWAAGLREALNERYFLGLKREEFHFSHYPVGTAYKKHVDQHRATLHRKISLVLYLNPEWSERDGGELALYAQDDGATELHRVLPQRARLVVFRSDLVPHEVLPCHKTRWALTGWFRTDPA is encoded by the coding sequence ATGCCAGCCCTGGAACGTTTGTTTGTAGCCCTCGAAGAGCAGGGCTGGGCCGTGTCCGACGACCTCATCGACACCACGCTGGCGGCGCGGCTGCATGCCGAGGGCCGCGCGGCGTGGGAGGCCGGCCTGTTCCACCCCGCCCGCATCGGGCGGGGCGAGGCCACTGCCCGCGACGCGGGCATTCGCGGCGATTCGATCCTGTGGCTCGACGACGCGCCCGCCGGCGCGGCCAGGGCGGATTTCCAGGCCTGGGCGGCGGGTTTGCGCGAGGCCTTGAACGAGCGGTACTTCCTGGGCTTGAAGCGCGAGGAATTCCACTTCTCGCACTATCCGGTCGGCACCGCCTACAAGAAGCACGTGGACCAGCACCGCGCGACCCTGCATCGCAAGATTTCGCTGGTGCTCTACCTCAATCCCGAATGGAGCGAGCGCGATGGCGGCGAGCTTGCCCTCTACGCGCAGGACGACGGCGCCACCGAACTGCACCGCGTGCTGCCGCAGCGCGCGCGGCTGGTGGTGTTTCGCAGCGACCTGGTCCCGCATGAGGTATTGCCCTGCCACAAGACCCGCTGGGCACTCACCGGCTGGTTCCGCACCGATCCGGCCTGA
- a CDS encoding Crp/Fnr family transcriptional regulator, which yields MSTRPQPHEDDAAAAGQFSAELEALLRSHAMRRQLVKGEVLFTYGSNPDALFCVERGAIKVSSTAQNGREAVVSLLEAGQWFGEVSLFIDAHRVYDTRAAEASELLVIPAATFHALIAREPRWLMEFTQLICRRYRSALEWIDEVILMPFPVRLARRLLAVEHAHALSTHGTPGVRKSGAPAALKLSQEDLGHMLGVSRQSVNRQLKDWEKQGVLRLEYGRLTLSDKAALQAIASGSAPGT from the coding sequence ATGAGCACACGACCGCAGCCGCACGAAGATGACGCCGCCGCCGCTGGACAGTTTTCGGCCGAGCTCGAAGCACTGCTCCGGTCGCATGCCATGCGCAGGCAACTGGTCAAGGGCGAGGTGCTGTTTACCTACGGCTCCAACCCGGACGCGCTCTTCTGCGTCGAGCGCGGTGCCATCAAGGTCAGCAGCACGGCGCAGAACGGGCGCGAGGCAGTGGTCAGCCTGCTGGAAGCCGGGCAGTGGTTCGGCGAGGTCTCGCTCTTCATCGACGCGCATCGCGTGTACGACACGCGTGCCGCCGAGGCCAGCGAGCTGCTGGTGATCCCCGCCGCCACCTTCCATGCGCTCATCGCGCGCGAGCCACGTTGGCTGATGGAGTTCACGCAACTGATCTGCCGGCGCTATCGCAGCGCACTGGAGTGGATCGACGAGGTGATCCTGATGCCGTTCCCGGTGCGGCTGGCGCGGCGACTGCTTGCCGTCGAGCATGCGCATGCGCTGTCCACCCACGGCACGCCCGGCGTGCGGAAATCCGGCGCCCCCGCCGCGCTGAAGCTCTCCCAGGAAGACCTTGGCCATATGCTCGGCGTGTCCCGTCAGAGCGTCAACCGGCAGCTCAAGGACTGGGAGAAGCAGGGCGTGCTGCGCCTGGAATACGGGCGCCTGACGCTATCCGACAAGGCGGCGCTGCAGGCCATCGCCAGCGGGTCCGCGCCGGGCACCTAG
- a CDS encoding zinc-dependent alcohol dehydrogenase family protein: MQALVVESAGAPFTAARLPKPNTGPGQVLVRILASGVNPLDTKIRAGHAEHARHPFPAVLGLDLAGVVEAVGAGVTAFAPGDDVYGMTGGVGGLQGSLAQYAAVDAELLAHKPAALSMREAAALPLVFITAWEGLVDRARVQPGEKVLVHGGAGGVGHIAVQIARALGAQVYATGSAAQKAIIEGYGATAIDHATTSVAQYVDQYTAGAGFDVVYDTVGGAVLDSSFLAARTYGGHVVSCLGWGTHALAPLSFRAATYSGVFTLMPMLTGKGRAHHGEILREAARLADAGKLSVRLDPRHFQLEDAIEAHRAIETGTAKGKLVVDVAKD; encoded by the coding sequence ATGCAGGCCCTCGTCGTCGAATCCGCGGGCGCGCCGTTCACGGCCGCCCGGCTTCCCAAGCCAAACACCGGCCCCGGCCAGGTGCTGGTGCGCATCCTGGCCAGCGGCGTCAACCCGCTCGACACCAAGATCCGCGCCGGCCACGCGGAGCACGCCCGCCACCCATTTCCCGCCGTGCTGGGCCTGGACCTGGCCGGCGTGGTCGAAGCCGTGGGCGCGGGCGTGACGGCCTTCGCGCCCGGCGACGATGTCTATGGCATGACAGGAGGCGTCGGCGGCCTGCAAGGCTCGCTCGCCCAGTACGCGGCGGTCGATGCCGAGCTGCTCGCGCACAAGCCCGCCGCGCTGTCGATGCGCGAAGCCGCCGCGTTGCCGCTGGTATTCATCACCGCGTGGGAAGGCCTGGTCGACCGGGCCCGCGTGCAGCCCGGCGAGAAGGTGCTGGTGCATGGCGGCGCGGGCGGCGTGGGGCATATCGCGGTACAGATCGCCCGCGCGCTCGGGGCGCAGGTCTACGCCACGGGCTCGGCCGCGCAGAAGGCAATCATCGAGGGCTACGGCGCCACCGCCATCGACCACGCCACGACATCGGTCGCGCAGTATGTCGACCAATACACGGCGGGCGCGGGCTTCGACGTGGTCTACGATACGGTGGGCGGCGCGGTGCTGGACAGCTCGTTCCTCGCCGCGCGCACCTATGGCGGCCATGTGGTGAGCTGCCTTGGCTGGGGCACGCATGCGCTGGCGCCGCTGTCGTTTCGTGCGGCCACGTACTCCGGCGTGTTCACGCTGATGCCCATGCTCACCGGCAAGGGCCGTGCGCACCACGGCGAGATCCTGCGCGAAGCAGCGCGGCTGGCCGACGCGGGCAAGCTCTCCGTGCGGCTCGACCCGCGGCACTTCCAGCTCGAGGACGCCATCGAGGCGCATCGCGCGATAGAGACCGGCACGGCCAAGGGCAAACTGGTGGTGGATGTTGCGAAGGACTAG
- the groES gene encoding co-chaperone GroES, with translation MNLRPLHDRVIVKRLDNETKTASGIVIPDNAAEKPDQGEVLAVGPGKKDDKGASIALDVKVGDRVLFGKYAGQAVKVDGLELLVMREEDIMAVVNK, from the coding sequence ATGAATCTGCGTCCTTTGCACGACCGCGTGATCGTGAAGCGTCTGGACAATGAAACCAAGACCGCTTCCGGCATCGTGATTCCCGACAACGCTGCCGAAAAGCCTGATCAAGGTGAAGTGCTCGCCGTGGGCCCCGGCAAGAAGGATGACAAGGGTGCTTCGATTGCGCTCGACGTCAAGGTGGGTGACCGCGTGCTGTTCGGCAAGTATGCCGGCCAGGCCGTGAAGGTGGATGGCCTGGAACTGCTGGTCATGCGCGAAGAAGACATCATGGCCGTGGTGAACAAGTAA
- the groL gene encoding chaperonin GroEL (60 kDa chaperone family; promotes refolding of misfolded polypeptides especially under stressful conditions; forms two stacked rings of heptamers to form a barrel-shaped 14mer; ends can be capped by GroES; misfolded proteins enter the barrel where they are refolded when GroES binds) codes for MAAKDVVFGDAARAKMVEGVNILANAVKVTLGPKGRNVVLERSFGGPTVTKDGVSVAKEIELKDKLQNMGAQMVKEVASKTSDNAGDGTTTATVLAQSIVREGMKYVAAGMNPMDLKRGIDKAVVNAVEELKKLTKTTTTSKEIAQVGSISANSDEVIGKLIAEAMDKVGKEGVITVEDGKSLADELEVVEGMQFDRGYLSPYFINNPEKQVVALENPFVLLFDKKISNIRDLLPVLEQVAKSGRPLLIIAEDVEGEALATLVVNNIRGILKTAAVKAPGFGDRRKAMLEDIAILTGGAVIAEEIGLTLEKATLQELGQAKRIEIGKENTIIIDGAGDAGSIEARVKQIRAQIEEATSDYDREKLQERVAKLAGGVAVIKVGAATEVEMKEKKARVEDALHATRAAVEEGIVPGGGVALLRARAAIAGLTGDNADQNAGIKIVLRAMEEPLRQIVLNAGEEASVVVAKVIDGKGNYGYNAATGEYGDLVEMGVLDPTKVTRTALQNAASVASLMLTTDCAVAETPKDESAPAMPGGMGGMGGMGGMDGMM; via the coding sequence ATGGCAGCTAAAGACGTAGTATTCGGCGACGCCGCCCGTGCCAAGATGGTCGAAGGCGTGAACATTCTCGCCAACGCAGTCAAGGTTACCCTGGGCCCGAAGGGTCGCAACGTGGTGCTGGAGCGCAGCTTCGGCGGCCCGACCGTGACCAAGGACGGTGTGTCCGTGGCCAAGGAAATCGAGCTGAAGGACAAGCTGCAGAACATGGGCGCGCAAATGGTCAAGGAAGTGGCTTCCAAGACCAGCGACAACGCCGGTGACGGTACCACCACCGCAACCGTGCTGGCCCAGTCGATCGTGCGCGAAGGCATGAAGTACGTTGCCGCCGGCATGAACCCGATGGACCTGAAGCGCGGTATCGACAAGGCTGTGGTGAACGCGGTTGAAGAGCTGAAGAAGCTGACCAAGACCACCACCACCAGCAAGGAAATCGCCCAGGTTGGCTCGATCTCCGCCAACAGCGACGAAGTGATCGGCAAGCTGATCGCTGAAGCGATGGACAAGGTCGGCAAGGAAGGCGTGATCACCGTGGAAGACGGCAAGTCGCTGGCCGACGAGCTGGAAGTCGTGGAAGGCATGCAGTTCGACCGCGGCTACCTGTCGCCGTACTTCATCAACAACCCGGAAAAGCAGGTTGTTGCCCTGGAAAACCCGTTCGTCCTGCTGTTCGACAAGAAGATCTCGAACATCCGCGACCTGCTGCCGGTGCTGGAACAAGTGGCCAAGTCGGGCCGCCCGCTGCTGATCATCGCTGAAGACGTCGAGGGCGAAGCCCTGGCGACCCTGGTGGTGAACAACATCCGTGGCATCCTGAAGACCGCTGCTGTCAAGGCTCCGGGCTTCGGCGACCGCCGCAAGGCCATGCTGGAAGACATCGCCATCCTGACCGGCGGTGCAGTGATCGCTGAAGAAATCGGCCTGACGCTGGAAAAGGCAACCCTGCAAGAACTGGGTCAAGCCAAGCGCATCGAAATCGGCAAGGAAAACACCATCATCATCGACGGCGCCGGCGACGCAGGCTCGATCGAAGCACGCGTGAAGCAGATCCGTGCCCAGATCGAAGAAGCGACCTCGGACTACGACCGTGAAAAGCTGCAAGAACGCGTGGCCAAGCTGGCCGGCGGCGTTGCAGTGATCAAGGTTGGAGCCGCCACCGAAGTCGAAATGAAGGAAAAGAAGGCACGCGTGGAAGATGCACTGCACGCAACCCGTGCAGCCGTGGAAGAAGGCATTGTCCCCGGCGGCGGTGTGGCACTGCTGCGCGCTCGCGCTGCCATCGCTGGCCTGACCGGCGACAACGCTGACCAGAACGCGGGCATCAAGATCGTGCTGCGCGCCATGGAAGAGCCGCTGCGCCAGATCGTGCTGAACGCTGGCGAAGAAGCCTCGGTCGTCGTGGCCAAGGTCATCGATGGCAAGGGCAACTACGGCTATAACGCCGCCACCGGCGAGTACGGTGACCTGGTGGAAATGGGCGTGCTGGACCCGACCAAGGTGACCCGCACCGCGCTGCAGAACGCTGCTTCGGTCGCTTCGCTGATGCTGACCACCGACTGCGCAGTTGCTGAAACGCCGAAGGATGAATCGGCTCCGGCAATGCCGGGCGGCATGGGCGGCATGGGCGGCATGGGCGGCATGGACGGCATGATGTAA
- a CDS encoding metallophosphoesterase, with product MRIRILSDLHLEHDAPESVPACPADLVVLAGDIANGRAGVDWAARTFSGPVVYVPGNHEYYEGAFETVDAAMAQASQAAPHVRVLNDAVAYFDDLAGEPVRVIGTTWWTDYALFGAGRREESMLACAGVMVDHRLIEVADGNGQHRRFTVADALARHQAASAWLAAQLATPFAGKTVVVTHHAPDLGSLDPRFSHDLVSAGFISRRPDLVAQADLWVHGHTHTGFDYRLDDARVVCNPRGYIRRKTGELENPAFDWCYTVEL from the coding sequence ATGAGAATCCGCATCCTCAGCGATCTGCACCTCGAACACGACGCGCCGGAGTCAGTCCCCGCCTGCCCCGCCGACCTGGTGGTGTTGGCCGGCGATATCGCCAACGGCCGCGCCGGCGTCGATTGGGCCGCGCGCACCTTTTCGGGGCCGGTGGTCTATGTGCCGGGCAATCACGAGTACTACGAGGGCGCCTTCGAAACGGTCGACGCCGCCATGGCACAAGCCTCCCAGGCGGCGCCGCACGTGCGGGTGCTCAATGATGCCGTTGCCTATTTCGATGATCTTGCGGGCGAACCGGTGCGCGTGATCGGCACCACCTGGTGGACCGACTACGCGTTGTTCGGCGCCGGCCGGCGCGAGGAGTCGATGCTGGCTTGCGCGGGCGTGATGGTCGACCACCGCCTGATCGAGGTGGCGGATGGCAACGGCCAGCACCGCCGCTTCACCGTGGCCGATGCCCTGGCGCGGCACCAGGCCGCCAGCGCCTGGCTCGCGGCGCAGCTCGCCACGCCCTTTGCCGGCAAGACGGTGGTGGTCACCCACCATGCGCCGGATCTGGGCAGCCTCGACCCGCGCTTCTCCCACGACCTGGTCTCCGCCGGCTTTATCTCGCGCCGCCCGGACCTGGTCGCGCAGGCCGACCTGTGGGTGCATGGCCATACGCATACGGGCTTCGACTACCGCCTCGACGATGCGCGCGTGGTGTGCAACCCGCGCGGCTATATCCGCCGCAAGACCGGCGAGCTGGAGAACCCGGCCTTCGACTGGTGCTATACCGTGGAGCTCTGA
- a CDS encoding methyltransferase family protein, with protein MYDSKSVEFVGTPPPMALRPREIVVEMGLRIATALLLGLFAYAAITHWLAEPTRITLLLIVVTECLTVGLSLIVRVPARRDWSFVAVLCSLGGTYYFMAIQLAPGTRIVPEAIGAGLQIAGLAWQIFAKASLRYSFGILPANRGIVSDGAYRLVRHPIYLGYLATDIGFLLANFGLQNVLVFAGQFVLQGIRIARVEALLSEDPEYRAYRGKVHYRVLPGVF; from the coding sequence ATGTACGACAGCAAATCCGTTGAGTTCGTCGGGACGCCCCCGCCCATGGCACTGCGGCCCCGCGAGATCGTGGTTGAGATGGGCCTGCGCATCGCCACCGCCCTGCTCCTCGGCCTGTTCGCCTACGCGGCTATCACGCACTGGCTCGCCGAGCCGACGCGCATCACGCTGCTGCTGATCGTCGTGACGGAATGCCTGACGGTCGGGCTGTCACTGATCGTACGGGTGCCGGCGCGGCGCGACTGGAGTTTCGTCGCCGTCCTCTGCTCACTCGGGGGCACCTACTACTTCATGGCCATCCAGCTTGCGCCCGGCACGCGCATCGTGCCGGAGGCGATCGGCGCCGGGCTGCAGATCGCCGGGCTGGCCTGGCAGATCTTCGCCAAGGCCTCGCTGCGCTATTCGTTCGGCATCCTGCCGGCCAACCGCGGAATCGTGTCGGATGGCGCCTACCGGCTCGTTCGTCATCCGATCTACCTGGGCTACCTCGCCACCGACATCGGCTTCCTGCTGGCCAACTTCGGGCTGCAGAACGTGCTGGTGTTCGCCGGGCAGTTTGTCCTGCAGGGGATCCGCATCGCCCGCGTGGAAGCGCTGCTGTCGGAGGATCCCGAGTACCGGGCCTATCGGGGCAAGGTTCACTACCGCGTTTTACCGGGCGTCTTCTGA
- a CDS encoding vWA domain-containing protein, producing MKLQHADKQRGQITIIAGLLVIGLLGVVGLAVDAGMAYVTKAKLNAAVDSAAVAAAKAVTNGTTQADQAANARQAANNFFYANYPTGYLRATPSLNPVTVNFDTPTLGAITIGVSATATMPLSLMKILGFNNIAVAATSQSIRKDLDLIFIIDSSGSMGPVWSTVRANANSFLEQFSPTEDRVGLVHFSTGAVSDININTTQRGFNRTVMENTITNLSNGGNTNYAEALWQARSQLNSIATSNRSSLRVVVLFSDGEPNTLAASYRMDTSTSTTTTITTTTCNSKGKACKSSSTSNTTSSTVNGTTFCAGSATTSSPSSSVGGFYQINQQNTKMTGACANLSSSSTQTSGSSGDGKTPGIFTSTSTTTTVTPTQMPAYYNAHNAADHEFPITPTSVPYVVDSTFNAQNIYNASTNVPVEMATYLRSNGVYIFTLGLDGNGGFNADLLKNLANTPDAPLYNSAQPSGVYCYAANISGLKPCFSKLASEILRISK from the coding sequence ATGAAACTGCAACACGCTGACAAGCAACGGGGGCAGATCACCATCATCGCGGGCCTGCTGGTGATCGGGCTGCTGGGCGTCGTCGGGCTGGCCGTGGATGCCGGCATGGCCTATGTGACCAAGGCCAAGCTGAATGCCGCCGTGGACTCCGCCGCGGTCGCCGCGGCCAAGGCGGTCACCAACGGCACCACACAGGCCGACCAGGCGGCAAATGCCCGCCAGGCCGCCAACAACTTCTTCTACGCCAACTATCCCACGGGCTACCTGCGCGCCACGCCCTCGCTGAATCCGGTGACAGTGAACTTCGATACGCCCACGCTGGGGGCGATCACCATCGGCGTCTCCGCCACGGCGACGATGCCGCTTTCGCTGATGAAGATTCTCGGCTTCAACAATATCGCCGTGGCCGCGACATCGCAGTCCATCCGCAAGGACCTTGACCTGATCTTCATCATTGATTCATCGGGTTCGATGGGTCCCGTATGGAGCACGGTCAGGGCGAACGCCAACAGCTTCCTCGAACAGTTCAGCCCCACGGAGGACCGCGTGGGCCTGGTGCATTTTTCAACCGGGGCTGTTTCGGATATCAACATCAACACGACGCAGCGCGGGTTCAACCGCACGGTCATGGAGAACACGATCACCAACCTCTCCAACGGCGGCAACACCAACTATGCGGAAGCGCTGTGGCAGGCCCGCTCGCAGCTCAACAGCATCGCGACCAGCAACCGGTCGAGCCTGCGCGTGGTGGTGCTTTTCTCAGACGGCGAGCCCAATACGCTGGCCGCCAGCTACCGCATGGACACCAGCACGAGCACCACCACCACCATCACCACGACCACCTGCAACAGCAAGGGCAAGGCCTGCAAGAGCAGCAGCACGAGCAACACCACCAGCAGCACGGTCAACGGCACCACGTTCTGCGCGGGCAGCGCCACGACCAGCTCGCCCAGCTCCAGCGTTGGCGGCTTCTACCAGATCAACCAGCAAAACACCAAGATGACCGGCGCCTGCGCGAATCTCAGCTCGAGTTCGACGCAGACCAGCGGCAGCTCGGGGGACGGCAAGACGCCCGGCATCTTCACCTCCACCTCCACCACCACCACGGTCACGCCGACCCAGATGCCTGCGTACTACAACGCCCACAACGCGGCCGACCACGAGTTCCCGATCACGCCCACTTCGGTGCCCTACGTCGTCGACTCCACCTTCAACGCCCAGAACATCTACAACGCCTCGACCAACGTGCCGGTGGAGATGGCCACCTACCTGCGCAGCAACGGCGTGTACATATTTACCCTGGGACTGGACGGCAACGGCGGCTTCAACGCCGACCTGCTCAAGAACCTGGCCAACACGCCGGATGCGCCTCTGTACAACAGCGCCCAGCCGTCAGGCGTCTATTGCTACGCCGCCAACATCAGCGGCCTCAAACCGTGTTTTTCCAAGCTGGCTTCGGAGATCCTGCGCATTTCCAAGTGA